In Streptomyces chartreusis, the following proteins share a genomic window:
- a CDS encoding sugar transferase, which yields MQQGELIDPFSSARGRLANGTMSRPASDWEQRYRRSVIISDTVATAFVVGAIGNFFGARDAANWHEKWGILAFCTELLVLGALAVSRSWSPAVLGQGAEEFRRLGRSMFTATVVLALGGIALTSRNIKLWIFVAIPAIALVTMTTRYLLRLSLHKQRKEGRCLRPVLAAGSPATVRDLITRTRKFPHLGWRVDGVCTTDGRGIDGDQLDGVPVVGRLTDVAKYVEHDGYRVVAVTPDPHWTPDRLQRLAWNLEGSDAEMVVAPVLMEVAGPRLHVDAVLGIPLLRVSMPTFTGGRRAIKVVVDRVGAAFLLLLFAPLMALVGLLVVADSRGGVFYRQRRVGKGGREFTILKFRTMVVGAHKARAELADRNEGAGLLFKLRRDPRVTRVGAVLRRYSLDELPQLFNVLTGSMSLVGPRPPLPEESAAYGPDIRRRLLVKPGLTGLWQISGRSDLPWEEAVRLDLRYVEDWSLALDTVILWKTLRAVLYGQGAY from the coding sequence GTGCAACAGGGGGAATTAATAGACCCGTTTTCGTCGGCGCGCGGGCGTCTGGCGAACGGGACGATGTCCCGGCCCGCGAGCGACTGGGAGCAGCGCTACCGGCGCTCCGTGATCATCAGCGATACCGTGGCCACCGCCTTCGTGGTGGGCGCGATAGGCAACTTCTTCGGGGCCCGGGACGCGGCCAACTGGCACGAGAAGTGGGGAATCCTCGCCTTCTGCACCGAGCTGCTGGTGCTGGGGGCACTCGCGGTGAGCAGGTCGTGGTCCCCGGCCGTGCTCGGTCAGGGCGCCGAGGAATTCCGCCGGCTCGGACGCTCCATGTTCACTGCGACCGTCGTGCTCGCGCTCGGCGGGATCGCCCTCACCTCGCGCAACATCAAGCTCTGGATCTTCGTCGCGATCCCCGCGATCGCACTCGTCACCATGACGACGCGCTATCTGCTCCGCCTTTCGCTGCACAAGCAGCGCAAGGAAGGGAGGTGTCTCAGACCGGTGCTCGCTGCCGGGAGCCCGGCAACCGTACGCGACCTGATCACCCGAACCCGCAAGTTCCCGCACCTCGGGTGGCGCGTGGACGGAGTGTGCACGACGGACGGTCGCGGGATCGACGGCGACCAGCTGGACGGGGTGCCGGTCGTCGGCCGGCTGACGGACGTCGCCAAGTACGTCGAGCACGACGGCTACCGCGTCGTCGCGGTCACGCCGGACCCGCACTGGACACCGGACCGGCTCCAGCGGCTGGCCTGGAACCTGGAGGGCAGCGACGCCGAAATGGTCGTGGCCCCCGTGCTGATGGAGGTGGCAGGCCCGCGGCTGCACGTCGACGCGGTGCTCGGGATACCGTTGCTGCGGGTCAGCATGCCGACCTTCACCGGGGGGCGCCGGGCGATCAAGGTGGTCGTCGACCGGGTGGGCGCGGCGTTCCTGCTGCTGCTGTTCGCGCCGCTGATGGCACTCGTCGGACTGCTCGTGGTGGCGGACAGCCGGGGCGGGGTGTTCTACCGCCAGCGCAGGGTCGGCAAGGGCGGCCGCGAGTTCACCATCCTCAAGTTCCGCACCATGGTCGTCGGGGCGCACAAGGCACGTGCCGAGCTGGCCGACCGCAACGAGGGTGCGGGGCTGCTGTTCAAGCTCCGCCGGGATCCGCGGGTGACCCGGGTGGGAGCAGTGCTGCGCCGGTACTCGCTCGACGAGCTCCCGCAGCTGTTCAACGTGCTCACCGGATCGATGTCGCTGGTCGGGCCGCGGCCTCCGCTGCCGGAGGAGTCCGCCGCGTACGGCCCGGACATCCGGCGACGGCTGCTGGTCAAGCCCGGACTCACCGGACTGTGGCAGATAAGCGGACGCAGCGACCTGCCGTGGGAGGAGGCGGTCCGCCTCGACCTGCGGTACGTGGAGGACTGGTCGCTCGCCCTGGACACGGTGATCTTGTGGAAGACGCTGCGGGCGGTGCTCTACGGCCAGGGGGCCTACTGA
- a CDS encoding nucleotide sugar dehydrogenase produces MRVSVFGLGYVGCVSAACLAGMGHEVIGVDVNQVKVDLVNEGKAPVVEERIGELIADVVRTGALRATVDVREAIMDSEVSLVCVGTPSEPNGSLCTTYLERVTEQIGAALAERGGRHTVVFRSTMLPGTCLNLLVPILEKSVGGTAGVDIGVAVNPEFLREGTSVKDFFDPPKTVVGELDTASGDTVLALYDGLPGEVFRVPIPTAEAIKYADNAFHGLKIGFANELGAVCQALGVDSHQVMDVFLADRKLNISPAYLRPGFAFGGSCLPKDLRSLVHAAQRADVSVPILSHVLPSNSDHLQRAVELVERTGKRRIGMFGLSFKPGTDDLRESPLVELAERLHGKGYDLRIHDANVSLSRLLGANREYIETRLPHLAQLLADSVEEVLEHAEVCLVGTKDPAVLAALPHGGGPVIVDLIHLPDADARRTEPGYIGLAW; encoded by the coding sequence ATGAGAGTCAGCGTTTTCGGGCTCGGCTACGTGGGCTGTGTGTCGGCCGCGTGCCTGGCCGGCATGGGCCACGAGGTCATCGGGGTCGACGTGAACCAGGTGAAGGTCGACCTGGTCAACGAAGGCAAGGCCCCGGTGGTCGAGGAGCGGATCGGCGAGCTCATCGCCGACGTCGTACGGACCGGAGCATTAAGGGCCACGGTCGACGTCCGTGAGGCGATCATGGACAGCGAGGTGTCGCTGGTCTGTGTGGGCACGCCGTCGGAGCCCAACGGCAGCCTGTGCACCACCTACTTGGAGCGGGTCACCGAGCAGATCGGCGCGGCCCTTGCCGAACGCGGCGGGCGGCACACCGTCGTGTTCCGCAGCACCATGCTCCCGGGCACCTGCCTGAACCTGCTGGTGCCGATCCTGGAGAAGTCCGTCGGCGGCACGGCCGGCGTGGACATCGGGGTCGCGGTCAACCCGGAGTTCCTGCGCGAGGGCACCAGCGTGAAGGACTTCTTCGACCCGCCCAAGACCGTCGTCGGCGAGCTCGACACGGCGAGCGGCGACACGGTGCTGGCGCTGTACGACGGCCTGCCCGGCGAGGTGTTCCGGGTGCCGATCCCGACGGCCGAGGCGATCAAGTACGCCGACAACGCCTTCCACGGCCTCAAGATCGGCTTCGCGAACGAGCTGGGCGCGGTGTGCCAGGCGCTCGGGGTGGACTCGCACCAGGTGATGGACGTGTTCCTGGCCGACCGCAAGCTGAACATCAGCCCCGCCTATCTGCGGCCCGGCTTCGCCTTCGGCGGGTCCTGCCTGCCCAAGGATCTGCGCAGCCTGGTCCACGCGGCACAGCGGGCCGACGTCTCGGTGCCCATCCTCTCCCATGTGCTGCCCTCCAACTCCGACCATCTGCAGCGCGCGGTGGAGCTGGTCGAGCGCACCGGCAAGCGCCGGATCGGCATGTTCGGGCTGTCCTTCAAACCCGGCACCGACGACCTCCGCGAGAGCCCGCTCGTCGAGCTGGCGGAGCGGCTCCACGGCAAGGGGTACGACCTGCGGATCCACGACGCCAACGTGAGCCTGTCCCGGTTGCTCGGCGCGAATCGCGAGTACATCGAGACCCGGCTGCCGCACCTCGCACAGCTGCTCGCGGACTCCGTCGAGGAGGTGCTCGAGCACGCCGAGGTGTGCCTGGTCGGGACCAAGGACCCGGCCGTCCTTGCCGCGCTGCCCCATGGCGGCGGCCCGGTGATCGTCGACCTCATCCACCTTCCCGACGCCGACGCGCGCCGGACCGAACCGGGGTACATAGGCCTTGCTTGGTAA